In one window of Fulvia fulva chromosome 5, complete sequence DNA:
- a CDS encoding Vegetative incompatibility protein HET-E-1 produces the protein MRLLDVDSVLSTEHQPRLEEYLGHVPEYAILPHTWGADEVLFEDIEKGTARQRKGFRKLLYTARQAKEHDIKYIWVDTCCIDKPSSAELQEAINSMYAWYKVASICYAFLEDVASKSLDTFGKLDDANTLAVLSGARWFTRGWTLQELLAPRILIFFSAEWTCLGGLWNQEWSELIGREKDNFGLFPSLPAVVSDITGIEHDFLEGI, from the coding sequence ATGCGTCTCCTCGACGTGGACTCCGTCCTCTCCACCGAACACCAACCAAGACTGGAAGAATACCTCGGTCATGTCCCGGAGTATGCCATCCTCCCTCATACCTGGGGCGCAGACGAAGTCCTGTTCGAAGATATCGAGAAAGGCACAGCTCGTCAGCGAAAAGGTTTCCGGAAGCTGCTGTACACCGCCCGTCAAGCAAAAGAGCATGATATCAAGTACATCTGGGTCGACACGTGCTGTATCGACAAGCCTAGCAGTGCCGAGCTTCAGGAGGCCATCAACTCCATGTATGCGTGGTACAAGGTAGCAAGTATATGCTACGCCTTTCTGGAGGATGTAGCTAGCAAGTCTTTGGACACTTTCGGCAAACTGGACGATGCCAACACGCTGGCTGTGCTCTCCGGGGCCAGATGGTTCACTCGAGGCTGGACGTTACAAGAGCTGCTGGCTCCACGCATTCTGATTTTCTTCTCGGCAGAGTGGACTTGTCTTGGTGGTCTCTGGAACCAGGAATGGTCAGAGCTGATCGGCAGGGAGAAAGACAACTTCGGACTATTTCCATCTTTGCCCGCCGTGGTCTCGGACATCACAGGTATCGAGCATGACTTTCTTGAAGGCATCTGA
- a CDS encoding O-acetyltransferase PaAT-1, whose protein sequence is MHSSSPYAMCGEEWQPCAVTDTSMRKHKDSVPARLWRHLCDYLHGNTVKYKRLGPGRTSNIQSFPTPSGTKTRTDSKTAAYDGLRGLACLVVFNFHFLYPYTKTITHGYAVDTEDVNWRYPHQLPFLCLLVRGRAMVTLFFAISGYVLSYNFLASARGDLSLHGITRLASLTLRRWMRLFIPASFSMLLVCFATYLGAFDKGRQLAGTGLVTGAWEEHPPRFDTFAEQWEDFRKMWWSWSNLWEWRFYYGNYDPHTWTIPVELRGSMVLFMILLASLGLKQRWRFGLIALVMSYCFCTGKWHLATFIAGALIADFHLTWPRSDRTPSADPVDDEKDFDHPSKFPTFEVAQRRQRYLVTRRYSAILSKWFVFLLGLYILSFPDDKAEVTPGFVVLRRWTPPMYNYPHHFWHSFASIFIIWSVTTIPTVREILNWPFPQYLGKTSYGFYLVHGPLLHSLGFALQPKIFAALGHETVTRWCFGLLVGWVIMLGVSIGVAHLFWKFVDVPLVKLTKRIEKVASRERGDRGGVALAGRNNTNMASRNNKKDMLTYGATVETVVSLQRDLARKYRNVGPQVNDIWRGFTPKQRETAMKEATGDGMVLKHSRDPSMGDLFHFISEYNLRDMTADPEHFLDMLRFCAETDLTDQVGMRDGPYIMWSMETHRFRGRPGDDGRDDFMIFLSGENYGKPMRSTDPNANFLQENPVLANSGICFPAATGQLILLRQNLFFQYFNHLIEEVLELGSSTRIREPPSKTRSTTSTLTNAMSVMRLQPPPLKLTLSDVLVQALEQKLSLEEYLDVLRTEPQVLNSAVQSMYYSRPELVPDEKGRILPALTDEYISMALFDTVTGAVQAIAYWQYIFRLLQKLDDLDDKFKRPFILDELANACHLEYRRAQKAFRRQMSSPSAFTVKRFRHISTTQDLGVPKIAIKGRPSDYTVSDPQVHYILQLCHPDTTPKQAVEWIQKLDAHNAKFAGDHARLLEDEMTALGGLAVIVSFIQAMSTTISLNPSGKQAQRFVSRSAKLVEELNRLKSQADFGDHVIPMYNILEPGVATAALQALNDFVVHTTGEKLGLLYHDLSEDSLADLEESYLQAKAKAVAAEQATTYVPFPTLSQSTGAGIIHPTTNIKAKTRGTPRELDITAPPKEPPTPATPPPKLRVKASTAAVFNTIFSTSEAKGFVAWSDFEAALADLAFSVTPRAGSIFTFIPPGAIGSGRPINFHRPHKSGRAVIEGHILPIFKHRLNSRYGWTSDTFEIV, encoded by the exons ATGCATTCCTCTTCGCCGTACGCGATGTGCGGCGAGGAGTGGCAACCATGCGCTGTGACAGATACATC GATGAGGAAACACAAAGATAGTGTTCCGGCGAGGCTCTGGCGGCATCTTTGCGATTACCTTCATGGCAACACTGTGAAATATAAGCGATTGGGACCGGGACGCACGTCAAATATACAATCATTTCCAACACCAAGTGGCACAAAGACACGAACCGATTCGAAAACGGCCGCGTACGATGGACTGCGAGGCCTCGCGTGTCTAGTTGTCTTCAACTTCCACTTCCTCTATCCGTACACAAAGACGATCACCCACGGGTACGCTGTCGACACAGAAGACGTCAATTGGCGATATCCTCACCAACTACCTTTCCTATGTCTTCTGGTCCGCGGTCGAGCAATGGTCACGCTCTTTTTCGCCATCTCAGGCTACGTTCTAAGCTACAACTTCCTCGCCTCAGCACGAGGTGATCTATCTCTGCATGGCATCACACGTTTGGCCTCGCTGACACTTCGTCGCTGGATGCGATTATTCATTCCAGCTTCCTTCAGCATGTTGCTTGTCTGTTTCGCAACGTACCTCGGAGCTTTCGATAAAGGTCGTCAGCTTGCAGGTACTGGATTGGTCACTGGTGCCTGGGAAGAACACCCACCACGCTTCGACACTTTCGCGGAGCAATGGGAAGACTTCCGGAAAATGTGGTGGTCTTGGTCAAATCTTTGGGAGTGGAGATTCTACTATGGAAACTACGACCCGCACACCTGGACGATCCCGGTGGAACTTCGTGGTTCTATGGTACTGTTTATGATTCTGCTCGCGTCGCTTGGCTTGAAGCAACGGTGGCGCTTTGGCCTGATTGCACTCGTTATGTCGTATTGCTTCTGCACCGGCAAATGGCATCTTGCCACGTTCATTGCTGGAGCTCTGATTGCCGATTTTCATCTCACGTGGCCAAGGAGCGATCGGACACCCTCAGCTGATCCGGTCGACGATGAGAAAGATTTCGATCATCCTTCTAAATTTCCTACTTTCGAAGTCGCCCAGCGGAGACAGCGATATCTGGTCACACGACGATACTCTGCTATTCTCTCGAAATGGTTCGTCTTCCTTCTCGGCCTATATATCCTCTCTTTCCCGGACGACAAAGCAGAAGTGACTCCCGGGTTTGTCGTCCTCCGCCGCTGGACGCCACCAATGTACAACTACCCCCACCACTTCTGGCATTCGTTCGCCTCGATCTTCATCATCTGGTCTGTCACAACGATCCCAACGGTCCGAGAGATCTTGAACTGGCCGTTCCCGCAGTATCTCGGCAAGACGAGCTATGGCTTCTATCTGGTGCATGGACCACTGTTGCACTCGCTGGGCTTCGCCCTACAGCCGAAGATCTTCGCGGCTTTGGGCCATGAGACGGTTACGAGGTGGTGTTTTGGTCTGCTCGTTGGATGGGTCATCATGTTGGGAGTGAGCATAGGGGTGGCGCATTTGTTTTGGAAGTTCGTGGATGTGCCGTTGGTGAAGTTGACGAAGAGGATCGAGAAGGTTGCGAGTAGGGAGAGGGGGGATAGAGGGGGTG TCGCTCTTGCCGGCCGGAACAACACAAATATGGCTTCTCGAAATAACAAGAAAGACATGCTGACGTACGGTGCTACTGTCGAGACTGTGGTCAGTCTACAGCGAGACCTTGCCCGCAAATATCGCAATGTTGGTCCACAGGTCAACGACATTTGGCGCGGATTCACCCCAAAGCAGCGCGAAACGGCAATGAAGGAAGCTACTGGCGATGGAATGGTGTTGAAACACTCTCGTGACCCTTCGATGGGCGATTTGTTCCATTTCATCTCCGAGTACAATCTGCGAGACATGACGGCTGACCCAGAGCACTTCCTAGACATGCTCAGATTCTGCGCAGAGACGGATTTGACTGATCAGGTCGGCATGCGTGACGGCCCTTACATCATGTGGTCAATGGAAACACATCGCTTCCGCGGCCGTCCTGGGGACGATGGCAGAGACGATTTCATGATTTTCTTGAGTGGCGAGAACTATGGAAAGCCGATGAGGTCCACCGATCCCAACGCGAACTTTCTGCAAGAAAATCCAGTGCTGGCCAACTCTGGAATCTGTTTCCCTGCCGCCACTGGTCAACTCATCTTATTGCGACAGAACCTGTTCTTCCAATACTTCAATCACCTTATCGAGGAGGTGCTCGAGCTCGGATCAAGCACTAGGATCAGGGAACCACCCTCCAAAACACGATCGACCACGTCTACGCTGACGAACGCCATGTCTGTAATGCGGCTTCAGCCACCTCCTCTGAAGTTGACCCTCTCAGATGTGCTTGTGCAGGCACTGGAACAGAAGCTGTCTCTCGAAGAGTATCTCGACGTGCTCCGGACCGAGCCTCAAGTGCTCAATTCTGCTGTTCAGAGCATGTACTACAGTCGACCCGAACTAGTACCTGATGAGAAAGGCCGCATCCTTCCGGCACTGACCGACGAGTACATCAGTATGGCATTGTTCGATACCGTGACTGGTGCGGTGCAAGCGATCGCCTACTGGCAGTATATCTTCCGCTTGTTACAGAAGCTCGACGACTTGGATGATAAATTCAAGCGTCCTTTTATTTTAGACGAGTTGGCAAATGCCTGTCATCTAGAGTACCGGCGAGCACAGAAGGCCTTCAGGCGTCAGATGTCGTCCCCTTCTGCCTTCACCGTGAAGCGATTCAGACATATCAGCACGACGCAAGACCTTGGTGTGCCAAAGATCGCCATCAAGGGCCGGCCATCTGACTACACCGTCTCCGATCCGCAAGTCCACTACATCCTACAGCTGTGCCATCCAGACACCACTCCTAAGCAAGCAGTAGAGTGGATTCAGAAGCTCGATGCCCACAACGCGAAGTTCGCGGGAGATCACGCACGACTCCTGGAGGATGAGATGACAGCTCTCGGCGGCCTTGCCGTCATTGTTAGCTTCATACAAGCTATGTCGACGACGATCTCTCTCAATCCATCCGGCAAGCAGGCCCAGCGATTCGTTTCCCGATCAGCCAAGCTCGTTGAAGAGCTGAACCGGCTGAAGTCACAGGCAGACTTTGGTGATCATGTTATACCAATGTACAACATCCTTGAGCCGGGTGTCGCCACGGCCGCGCTTCAAGCTCTCAATGACTTCGTCGTTCATACCACTGGAGAGAAGCTGGGCCTATTGTACCATGATTTGTCCGAAGATTCGCTTGCCGATCTGGAAGAGTCATATCTTCAAGCGAAGGCCAAGGCTGTAGCCGCTGAGCAGGCAACAACATATGTCCCTTTCCCGACTTTGTCACAGTCGACAGGAGCTGGTATAATTCATCCGACGACAAACATAAAGGCAAAGACTCGGGGCACACCTCGTGAGCTTGATATCACGGCGCCCCCTAAGGAGCCGCCCACTCCGGCGACACCGCCGCCGAAGCTGAGAGTCAAGGCCTCCACTGCTGCCGTCTTCAATACGATCTTCTCCACATCCGAGGCGAAAGGCTTCGTGGCGTGGTCGGACTTTGAAGCAGCACTCGCAGATCTAGCCTTTTCCGTCACACCAAGAGCCGGCTCGATCTTTACGTTCATTCCTCCAGGGGCAATCGGTTCCGGGCGACCGATCAATTTCCATCGTCCGCACAAATCTGGAAGGGCTGTCATTGAAGGTCATATATTGCCGATTTTTAAGCATCGACTGAACAGCCGATATGGCTGGACCTCAGACACATTTGAGATTGTATAG